The proteins below are encoded in one region of Cucurbita pepo subsp. pepo cultivar mu-cu-16 chromosome LG10, ASM280686v2, whole genome shotgun sequence:
- the LOC111804312 gene encoding DNA topoisomerase 6 subunit A: protein MADKRKRRRSELNPDGEVQLPFKNSLKSDSIILQILKEFSDCSTAPSSSSSKTLDDLGLSSSCREVTDLSLSSVQSTIEDLILKIARSILSGNGFAFDVPSRSAANQLYVPELDRIVLKDKTAIRPYANISTVRKSTITTRILQLVHQLCIKNIHVTKRDLFYTDVKLFQDQTQSDSVLDDVSCILGCTRSSLNVIAAEKGVVVGRLIFSDNGDMIDCTKMGMGGKAIPPNIDRVGDMQSDALFILLVEKDAAYIRLAEDRFYNRFPCIIVTAKGQPDVATRLFLRKMKMELKLPVLALVDSDPYGLKILSVYGCGSKNMSYDSANLTTPDIKWLGIRPSDLDKYNIPEQCRLPMTEQDIKTGKDLLEEDFVKKNPGWVEELTLMVKTKQKAEIQALSSFGFQYLSEVYLPLKLQQKDWL, encoded by the coding sequence ATGGCCGACAAGAGAAAGCGCCGGCGATCTGAACTCAATCCAGACGGTGAAGTTCAACTTCCCTTCAAGAACAGTCTCAAATCTGATTCTATCATTCTTCAGATTCTCAAAGAGTTCAGTGACTGCTCCACCGCCCCATCTTCCTCTTCATCTAAAACCCTCGACGACCTAGGCCTCTCCTCCTCCTGCCGCGAGGTCACCGATCTTTCGCTTTCTTCCGTGCAGTCCACAATTGAAGATCTTATCCTCAAAATTGCTCGTTCCATTCTTTCCGGCAATGGTTTTGCATTTGATGTTCCTTCTCGATCGGCGGCTAACCAATTGTACGTTCCGGAGCTCGATCGGATCGTTTTGAAAGACAAAACTGCCATCCGCCCCTACGCCAATATTTCCACTGTTCGGAAGTCCACCATTACTACTCGCATTCTTCAGCTTGTCCACCAACTTTGCATAAAAAACATCCATGTGACCAAGCGAGATCTGTTCTACACGGATGTAAAGCTCTTCCAGGATCAGACTCAGTCGGATTCTGTGCTTGATGATGTTTCTTGCATTCTCGGCTGTACTCGGTCGAGTCTCAATGTGATTGCTGCGGAGAAAGGAGTGGTTGTGGGAAGGCTCATTTTCAGTGACAATGGGGATATGATCGATTGCACTAAAATGGGCATGGGCGGAAAAGCGATTCCGCCAAATATTGATAGAGTTGGAGATATGCAGAGTGATGCATTGTTTATCCTCTTAGTTGAGAAAGATGCCGCGTATATTAGGTTAGCTGAGGATAGGTTTTACAATCGCTTTCCATGTATTATTGTAACCGCTAAGGGACAACCAGATGTGGCCACGAGATTGTTCTTGAGGAAGATGAAAATGGAGCTGAAGCTCCCAGTGCTTGCGCTTGTAGACAGTGATCCATATGGGTTGAAGATTCTATCTGTCTATGGGTGTGGATCAAAGAATATGTCTTATGACAGTGCTAATTTGACTACTCCTGATATCAAGTGGCTAGGAATAAGGCCGAGTGATTtggataaatataatataccGGAGCAGTGCAGGTTACCTATGACAGAGCAGGATATTAAGACTGGGAAAGATCTGTTAGAGGAagattttgttaaaaagaatCCAGGTTGGGTTGAAGAGCTCACTTTAATGGTGAAGACGAAGCAGAAGGCTGAGATTCAGGCATTGAGCTCATTCGGGTTTCAGTATCTGTCGGAGGTTTATTTGCCATTGAAGCTGCAGCAGAAGGATTGGCTGTGA